From Ascochyta rabiei chromosome 16, complete sequence, the proteins below share one genomic window:
- a CDS encoding RAS1 protein: protein MASKFLREYKLVVVGGGGVGKSCLTIQLIQSHFVDEYDPTIEDSYRKQCVIDDEVALLDVLDTAGQEEYSAMREQYMRTGEGFLLVYSITDRQSFEEIMTFQQQILRVKDKDYFPMIVVGNKCDLDGERQVSTQEGQNLARQFGCKFIETSAKSRINVDNAFYDIVREIRRYNKEMSSYTGAPSGAQGQNGIAKMGVEDDSEKKGGCCGCTVM from the exons ATGGCATCCAAATTTCTCCGAGAGTACAAACTGGTGGtcgtcggcggcggtggcgtgGGCAAGAGTTGCTTGACTATCCAGCTCATCCAGTCGCATTTCGTCGACGAGTACGATCCAACGATCGAAG ACTCGTACCGTAAGCAATGTGTCATCGACGACGAGGTTGCGCTCCTTGATGTACTCGATACGGCTGGCCAGGAAGAGTACTCTGCGATGCGCGAGCAGTACATGAGGACTGGCGAAGGGTTCCTGCTTGTTTACTCCATAACCGACAGGCAGAGCTTCGAGGAGATCATGACTTTCCAGCAACAGATCCTACGCGTGAAGGACAAAGACTACTTCCCCATGATTGTTGTTGGAAACAAGTGCGATCTTGACGGCGAAAGGCAGGTGTCGACACAAG AGGGCCAGAACTTGGCACGGCAGTTTGGCTGCAAGTTCATCGAAACCTCGGCGAAATCACGCATCAACGTCGACAACGCATTTTACGACATTGTACGAGAGATTCGCAGATACAACAAGGAGATGTCGTCATACACAGGTGCGCCATCTGGTGCACAGGGCCAGAACGGCATTGCCAAGATGGGCGTCGAGGA